The following proteins are co-located in the Bordetella bronchialis genome:
- the tssB gene encoding type VI secretion system contractile sheath small subunit has protein sequence MATTLKGSGQKFIARNRAPRVQIEYDVEIYGAERKVQLPFVMGVLADLAGRSDTPQPDIGERKFLNIDIDNFDERMKSIRPRAAFQVANTLTGEGNLNVDITFESIDDFSPATVARKVGPLNELLNARTQLANLLTYMDGKTGAEELIGKVLEDPALLNALAAAPRPADATQDGAADADGGTRAVRDAN, from the coding sequence ATGGCAACCACCCTGAAAGGCAGCGGGCAGAAATTCATCGCGAGGAATCGCGCGCCCCGCGTGCAGATCGAATACGACGTGGAGATCTACGGCGCCGAGCGCAAGGTGCAGCTGCCCTTCGTCATGGGAGTGCTGGCCGACCTGGCGGGCCGCTCGGACACGCCGCAGCCCGATATCGGCGAACGCAAGTTCCTGAATATCGACATCGACAATTTCGACGAACGGATGAAATCCATACGGCCGCGCGCCGCGTTCCAGGTCGCCAACACGCTGACGGGGGAGGGCAACCTGAACGTCGATATCACCTTCGAAAGCATCGACGATTTCTCGCCGGCCACGGTGGCGCGCAAGGTCGGCCCGCTGAATGAATTGCTGAATGCCCGTACCCAGCTGGCCAACCTGCTGACCTACATGGACGGCAAGACCGGCGCCGAAGAGCTGATCGGCAAGGTGCTGGAAGACCCGGCGCTGCTGAACGCGCTGGCCGCCGCGCCCAGGCCGGCCGATGCGACGCAGGACGGCGCCGCCGACGCGGACGGCGGCACGCGCGCGGTGCGCGACGCGAACTGA